In Capsicum annuum cultivar UCD-10X-F1 chromosome 8, UCD10Xv1.1, whole genome shotgun sequence, the genomic window AGTCACAACTCCGGCGAGCCAGCAGTGGTGAAGATCAAGAAGAGGCGGCGTATGGATTGGCTGTGGTGGTTTGTAGTAGTTTCTTTGGTTCTTTCGATTGCTGACAACGGAGAGGGGAGGCATGGAGTTGTTGGTCTTGTGGTAAAGGGGAATATGAAGAAGGTTTGGTGGTTGGAACCTCGCCAAAAATGGTTACTCCGATGGGTTAACGGTGTGAGAGAGAGGAGATGTTGAGAAAAATGGAGTCTCTCTATTTTgctgtgtatgtctatttatatATAGGTGTAGTGTATTATGTCGTAGGtggaaatttgaattaaaatagttgaaatttgaACGTTGCAAAATCTGACAAATACCAACAAATAAAGATTtcccttgatcccttttttgacactttttaccATGCTGTAATTAACAAAGCATTAaagacaccttttttttttagatGTGACATAAGGAaagacaattttttctttttgccttaaaaatatttgaaagaaagGTATTTAACAGAAACAACAACGAATTTTATGCAACTTGCATTATTGCTGGTCAATCCATGTTCCTACCCATTTATTATTTGGGTCCTTTTCAatcttaaattgatttttttgagcttctaAATTAATAGCTAgcttaatatatatatttaaataataataattaaaaattataaaaaaatttgatgtatGCATGACTACTTTAATAAATATGAGACTTAAAAATAAAGCAACAATGAgcgattaaaaaaataaaaaaaataaaataatagtagtgTTATTGATAAcacattaatattttaaaattagtaaTAATAATGGTATTACATAAATAAGAATGGTAAAAAtagttataaattaaaatagtggtgaaatataaaatattcaaCTTACTATTAATTTGGAAGCTCAAGAAAATGAATTAAAAGAAAGGATGGACAAAATTGAGTATCAACAAAtagtattttaaaatattcaaaaatgtaattaatttaagaaattttataaaaatgtaaTGTTATGCACGTGTGCAaatgtttgtgaaataataaattgataagaataagaaaaattattaataaattaaaaagagtaaaaaaaatataaaaataaattaaaaaaattttaaagtaaggataaacatcaatttttattatcaattataaaaaaatatgtgaaaattatattttgtgccctaTAACTGTCaggaagcctgaagacgttaatttttagcacggagagcaaaaattgagtgtcaacaagGGTTAAATCacgtgtttagactgattagggccgtggaaaaggataaaattaaccctgaaaagaattaaaatttttatcactGGATTCCTGATTTTGgccttcaccgcgacgcggtggcatcgcggtgagccactgaaAGTCAGCTGAAACTGTTTAAAATGGACCATCGCGAAATTCTCTTTTGGCGCGACACGGTGATATCGCATCGGGCTACTAAAAAATGACAATTGCATAATGGACTTTGGTGTGACGCGCCGTTATCGCTTTGACACACTAAAAATTGCCAattgggaactgaaacttcaccgCGGCGTGCTGGAATCGAGGTGTCTCACTGGAAACTAACGAATGTCATTTGGCCTATCTTTGTGACGCGATGATGCTCAATTTGATATATACTGTTTTACTAAAAGGGCCATAGCTTCTCacccaaaaattgaatttgggcgaactttatatcgttggaaagctgactgaatttcctacagtTTGGTAAATCTTAAACTGGAAAAATCTAAGTGtattgaaaaatttatataggaATTCTCGTGAACtgagagctaaactgagctaggaaaatacggggtattacagtttcatgaagtgttaagtcgtaggctcttcaagagtacattgccttcttattatgattatttgctccttattttcaaggattatttcagttgaaaccgattagtctaccacgcttcatgcatgTGTAGACTTTATTCTTTAAGAATGCAAAATAGGAGaacttgtagcttaaatatgatacAAAAATTGAGTCAACAAATGCTtccggcatttgacttgaattatccttTAAATAAGGATCCGTGATAATTTCTAATATATTTCATAGAAACTTATAATTTccctcttatgttaggaaaactaccATTCAACCTCTATCTTCATTGAGGatttcatctttgtgcatcatgatatattcattaatcatttaccgcacatcaaaactattagatggaatagctggttcctgaccttgaaccaattgagatggaagaaataatcataatttattgatttaatgcatacaagtgctattgtatgcaatatatcatatttcagatcaacacatgaagttttgttctcattagcaatgatttagttatttatcgaaggcattcaatgtcaaaccatcaacATAAAGATGAATTGTCTtcattacacaatctgaaagttattttcttaactcaattttactgagcaagcaactttatgaacgtcaaactgcaggttgacaataaacgtaccaTTGATCAtattatatcgatgcatcttaatagatcacataacTGGTGAACgggtccatattcaccttttatacttttcagcttttgagggatcaaatcccaacattagttgatcCATGAAAACAAGAaccataaataattcttgaagaataatctattttttcaacatattgTCCCTTCACGCTTATATTCGTACGTTCAATCACTTGCCTTCTTATGAGAGTTAAATTCATCACcgtatcttttaacaatattgttcttcatgaacaaacATATAAGTGGTTCCAAATCagttattttttctcaaattcaacagtaattatatcattagtagtaaaagacaaataacataagagaaattacctttatatttataatttgacagagtctcgtgctgataacatgttatgaaatataaaagaataaaaaaaaataataaagagagaaTAGAGActtagagagtaattcttatttctcttgaggataaTATAAATGAAGAAAGCCTAGGGAAATTTACTCTTAATTTCTCACATAAATACTTCAAATTCTAATAGATATTAACTAAATTTTGATAGATCCTATTTGATAGACATtcaatataatgtaaatacatttataacaattttcattatattatcacctacttcttctttttttttttttttcaaatattcacGAATTTATGGTCCAAATTTAGTTAACCAAAACAAATCCTTATTCATATCTAGAACAATAAATTACCTACTTACAACTCTGGctacttagtttatttatttattctcattatatatataccacctacatttttttctttttcaaatattcACGAATTTGATTGGTACTTTGGTAGTTTTGCAACAATCGTTCAtctttattttaggtattttttttcttattatttacatttaataGTAAGATACTAATACTTGATTAGGCATTTGTGTGTCACGCAAAGGTGGCTTAAAAGTAAGACTAGTAAAGCGTTAGTCCCTCAAAATTTTGAAACCTCACAAAATTTTAAtggtaaattttattattttaccttcacttgaaataataataaagattgtaaaataattttaaaaaaattattcaaaaaaaaaaagaagtaaagaaagaaacatATCTAATTCTATTAGAAATgttttagaactttgaattaaataactcaaacttcatattaataatAAAGTTTCAACAATAACATCCAAGTTGATGTATTGAAAATAAATGGCCAACATCTTATTGATTAGAATAAATTGTtgcttttattaataataatatgtgAAGCTAAAGGTTATGTGGCTTTGAAAATACTATACCAAAAACAACTAATATGCAAGAATAAAAaagacaactctaaattattagagtattattttttttatgtatgtgtatatatttaagaTCTCTTATTAAACTGTGGCTGCCCTGATTTTACGTTGGAGATGACAAAGCCAAAATTTAGATTAAAACTTTTAGTGAAGGTATCATACAAGATAAAATGATCATGAGTTTCAAGTAACTGAAGAATAAAATGCTCATGAGTTTCTTATTAAAGTGCTCATGAGTTTTTTATTAAAGTGTGGCTGCCACTGATGTTACGTTTCAAGTAACTAAAGAATAAAATGCTCATAAGTTTCGTTTCAAGTAACTGAAGAATAAAATGCTCATGTGTTTCTTATCAAAGTGTGGCTGCCACTGATGTTATAAAGCCAAAATTTAGATTTCTTATTAAAGTGTGGCTGCCACTGATGTTACGTTGGAGATGACAAAGCCAAAATTTAGATTAAAACTTTTAGTGCAGgtatcaaacaaaataaaatgctCATGAGTTTCAAGTAACTGAAGAAATGGAATATGTGTTTTCCGTATTACTCCAAtaagaactcaaaaaatttaaaagcgAAAGGGAGCCAAATCCCAATAAAAGTGTAGCAGATAAATTAGAATGGTTCAACGTTTTTAGTGGGTAAAAGGAatttatacataattattttttattactacTGCATACCTTTTAATGTATTACGACTTATAAATTATCTTTAGCCTTAATAACAGGGAGCAAAATATATGGTTATTTACCGCTAACAACGTTATTACTACTAAGGATGTCATTGGTACCAAATCTTTTTAGACGTGGGACAAATTTGTAGACTATATGAAACTCAACTCGTTGGGTAGAGttgtgttgataacgtgttataaaatataaagtaagaacaataagaataaatagagagaataaagattaattcttatttctcttgaggaatgaGAGATAATCAGATTgaggatacaatgaacaaaacccagGAAAATCTTGAtaaatcttatctatattcttgatagacattcactataatataaatacatttataacaattgtATATATagttaactattttttatttaaaaatttaagctATCAacggtaaaaataaaaatatactataatttaCAAATAACATTATTTAATggacaaaattcagaaatagcatacttatccccttaattatgagtttcatagcaacagtttcataattacatagtaagttgtattttgtattttcgtaaactgttgctataaaaatacaaatacatatgatttttactgcccttatgatcgatatgtattttgtatttttgcaaactgttgctacaaaaatacaaatacatatgctacaaaatgcaatttgataaaagtgttgttattttttaggGATAATACCcaagaaaatacctgaagtttaacCAAATTTTCAGTGGAGCATATTGAAATTTGCGGGGGTCTATTACCCCTACACTTTTTTTAATTGGAATTAATTCCCCcagacttttttaaagtggaattaatacCCCCTCAAAACGTATACCCAGTTTTTTTGTGGGAAGTGTGGTACACGCGtcgtttcttctccattttatcacttttcaatattttttcacaattacaaccatattaaatattccaaatgattccattgagtttatgaagaaagttttttcaaataattgaatggaaACTTTCATTAATTTTCCATtaaaactcggaagattcaattagtGAGTTTtattaatggaagattcaatgaaactcgctaattgaaaactcaatgaaagattcaatttccattaatggaactcgaaagatttaaaaaaatcattaatggaACTAgaaagatttgaaaattttaatttcatgattcaatttccattaatggaactcggaagattcgaaaaatccattaatggaactcggaagattcgaaaaatttaatttcatgctcgaaagattcaatttccattaatgaaactcgaaattaaattaGCGAGTTTCCGAGTTTGAATCTTCCGAATCAtccattgagtttcaattagcgagttccattaaattataaccattgagttccattaaatttcaattcaaaaatggagcaaccattgtttaaatttcaattcaacaatggagcaaccattgttgaagaaaagaaagaaagaaaaaagaataaagaagaatgaaaaattaaataaaaatataaaactttaaataattataaaattaaggggctGTTTGgccaaaaaaaagagtttaaaacgTTTTTAACACTGTTCACGTGCTCAATGCGCGTGAATCACACGCAGTGTGCCAAatggcagatatatgccattaaaatatgaaaaaaaaagtctGGGGGTAATAGGagcccccgcaaagttcagtatgctcaactggtaatccggtcaaacttcaggtatttttatGGATAGTatctctattttttataatttaatacttaagtatgctactttatgtattttttccattGTTTGTTACACTATTTATGTAAATGGGTTGTGGGGAAATACATTAGGCCCAAACCCTTGTTGGATTCTGGCCCTTACCCCCTGATGGGAGACATAGACACTCATAGTATTTTTTCATACATGAAACAAATTTCTCTTCAATGTTGGAAATTTATAAAGTAAATGAATTTCTCTTGAATGTTAAAAATCTACAAAGGAAACAAATTTCTCTTGAACTTTAGAAATCTATGAAGAAACAAATTTCTCTTGAATGTTATGTTAGAAATCTCTTAAAGTTCCAGATTTAGCTATGGTTCCCAAACTCTTTCTTAGATCCTCCATAGTCATACCAACACATCTGTCATGAATGGaaagaattttcttttcttcatcgaGTTTAATCTGCAAtccatgaaataaccataatTGAATGAGCTCAAAAAGAAATTCTCAATGGGTAACCAACAAAGATAGAGTAAGTCTACAAGGTATGAATCACTAACCTGAATATCGAGCTTAGTATTATCACCTTCACCAAGAACTTCCTTGTTAGTGAGTGCAAGGGAACTGATCTTGTCCAGTCCCtgaaataaacaacaaataatttcaGAACAAACTTTTTACAGCTCACATGGAATAGACACCAAAACTAAAATTCAGACTTACGTCAGAAGCACTGGAAATAAGCTTCGTCAAGAAGATGTCCTTGTTACTGTAAAGGGAGTTGATAAGGATGTCCATAAGCCAAGAGACCTCGGCCTGGAACTCAAACTTCTCCGCATTAGCTCGGAGAGTTTTCCTTGACATAGACTCAGCTTCCCTGAATCACATAATGATACAATACTTAGTATTGAATGAACAAAAGAAATGACTCAACTTCCCTAAGCACATAATTTTATCGTAATTAATATTGAATGAACAAATAAAATCAGAGTAAAAATTAAGTGAATCAACAGCAGTTCCATGAACCTTTTAGCGACATCAGAATCAGTCCATAAATAATTAGGAACAACACCATGCTTTTCCTCAACCTCTGGTGGATCTACTGGTGCAGCAGAATTAGCTTCTGCATTTGTCTGTATCTTTCGATCTATCAAGTACAACCAAACACCAACTTTACTAACAAAGTAAGTACGTTACGCCAAATAAAAAATAGGACCAAAGCATGTTACACCAAATAGCAAGCAGGACCAAAGCAATAAAGGCCTCAAAATATTCATAAATTGAAACTCAACACATATAAGCTCagaattttgacaaaaaatctACATGATTCATAAAGGCTAGTCATAACACAAGCATTATCACAACAAAATTTGCACTACTTTGTTTGTATCTTTCGACCTATCATACACGACTACACACTTCTAAGTAAACAAATTACATAACTTTATTCACAAAGCAAATACATTACACTACTTTTCTACTATACCAATTATTTTATTGGGAACTATACTTCGTGAGTTCATCAGTTAACACAAGAGTCAGGGCTTAGGAAGTTCTACAATAGCCATAAGGTAGTTCCAcaataaatgaatccaaactcaaACTTGTTGTCGTCCTTATGCAAGGAACAATATCTTCTTTTTGCTTCAATAAATAAATGCACACTGAATATCCTTTTTTTAACCCATCGTCATATTTGCATTACTACGATATGGGTGCAGgaaataagaaaagaagaaaatgtaTAATAGCTATAAATGGTCATCGATTTGAGGAAAAGAGTAGAAGAATGGGGTTTAAAAAAGCTCGACAGAACTCAGAAATACAACAGAGATGTGGCAGAAAAACCACACCAAATATTGTTAGGatcattttatttcaatttgaaTTGATCAAATATGCAGAACGACCTAATAAATGAAGAGTTTGTCAATGTAAAAACATAACCTGAATCTCTTTTGGGAAAGTGGCACTGAAAAGCATAGTCGTTGTACACCTGGCGGAGGCATGTCCATCTGTtgcactatttttcttatttgaggTTCAAAACCCATGTCAAGCATTCAGTCAGACTCGTTTAGAGCTAAATATCTTATCATCTTCAACGAAAATCTTGCTCTCTCAAGTAAATCTACCAACCGTCTAGGGGTTGCTACAATAATCTGCACGCCTCTCTCTAATTCTCGAAGTTGTTAATAGTGTCATGACATAAAATAACTGTTAGAAATAAATCACATGAAAGTTTTTTTTGATCAAGAAGGGCAAAATGTAAGACATGGTACCAAAGGAAGATAAAACTTGTGCACATTAAACAATGCAGTGAAGCAATCTCTCTCAAGCCTCACCCTCAGATTCTTATATTATATTACGAGCCCACAAGATTTCCTGAAAAGAGGTTAAAAAGAAAAGCAACTACATTTTTTTTAGACTGATAACATTAAAGAAAAACTACTACACATATATTGAGAAGGTGGAAATCTGTTCCATATTTGGACCACTATAGGCAACAACCACCTTGACGCCAGTTTGATATGAAAATCTTTTAGCCTCATCATAAATCTGCAGATCACGATATAACTCTCAACCCTTCAGATAAAACTTATTTTCTGAAGTAAACCATACATCAATGTACAAAGAAATtaattcttcttcatattttcttCTCTTGTTAGAGTATATACAAACCAATAACCTAAAAAACTTACCTGATATGAGAGCTCCCTCGTTGAAGAGAGAATAAGAGCTAGAGGAAATGCCATAAGTGAACGTGGATGTCTAGGAAATTGGCCCCTCATGATCCCACTTATGATGGGAAACCAGAAAGCAACAGTTTTTCTAGAACCAGTTTGAGCACAAGCCATCAAATTCCTCCTTCCGTAAAAGTCATCTCAGATTTATCATAGCTCTACATTCAAATGAAACTAcctttaacatcaaaatatacctTTGTTCATCCACAGAAGTCGCTTCAGTTTTATCATAGCTCCACATATAGCTCTTCGTGTTTTCTAAGTGATTTACCCAACTTCAACACATCCCCTagtcaaatttgaaatttgaaacttgaaattgaaagatCACAAAGATATAATGACTCTAAAAACATCGAGCTCACAACATGCACGTAAAGAAGGAAACTAATGATCTCCAAAAGAGTGAAGAGACATAAAAGTTCCCTCGAAATGCTTCTCAAGTATAATATTTCGAGATCTGTTGATTAGCAAGTAGTTAAGAAAACTAATAACACACACTGgcattttgatattaattttcaGCACCTCCAAACAGTTTCCTGCAAGTCACATTCAAATACTTTCTCCAACCTATatgaaaattccaaaacacaatacacataaAGAGTAAATTCAAAGGCAATTATAACTTGGATAAATAGGAAAATCAAGACTTCAGGGGGGAAAACTAagcaaataaatccaaaaattgaaaGGAAAAAGTTCAGAAATTTATGATCTAAACAAAAATTACCTTCAATGTCGATAATCAAACGTGAAATTTCTTCATCACATTGACTCAGGATCACTTCTCGACACACTGCTAAGCAGAGGCGAAGCCAGGATTTGAGCTTGATGGTGGCCTTTATATTTAAACATAGTAATTGATAGTGTCAAAGTTCGACATATAGTTCTTTGAAAACTTAatattgttaaatattattaatttgatttaatATGACAAAAGAGTGTTATTCATCGTACTTGAATACGAtgcacttttatatttttaataataatagagagtttttcaaaaataaaaaatctgagaGATTTGTTTGCTAAATGGTTGCTACAAGAAAACGTTGGATTTAACCCTTCAAACTTTAAATtgctaatttttaaataaaaaataagtcaatgattaaaaaataaaaataaaataagcattATACCTTTTGAAATTGGAGgagaacttgtattttgaataaaattaaaaatacataaataatatgtgtGTCAATGTTGTTTGGGGGGAGAGCATCAATAATGCTGCACAAATTGTACTTGGGAAAAGGAGCAATTTAAAATTGAAGgagaacttgtattttgaataaaattaaaaatacataaataa contains:
- the LOC107879491 gene encoding endoplasmin homolog; amino-acid sequence: MSRKTLRANAEKFEFQAEVSWLMDILINSLYSNKDIFLTKLISSASDGLDKISSLALTNKEVLGEGDNTKLDIQIKLDEEKKILSIHDRCVGMTMEDLRKSLGTIAKSGTLRDF